A window from Akkermansia muciniphila encodes these proteins:
- a CDS encoding RNA recognition motif domain-containing protein: MNTKMYVGNLSFNATEQDLMDLFGSHGEVTEVFIPTDRESGRPRGFAFVTMESADAMNSAIEALNGNEFQGRPLVVNEAKPQSNTGGGFRGNGGGRRDNNGYGRNRR, from the coding sequence ATGAACACAAAAATGTACGTAGGGAATTTGTCCTTCAATGCCACCGAACAGGACCTGATGGATTTGTTTGGTTCCCATGGCGAAGTGACGGAAGTATTCATTCCGACCGACCGTGAATCCGGTAGACCCCGGGGTTTCGCATTCGTGACCATGGAATCCGCGGATGCCATGAACAGCGCCATTGAGGCCCTGAACGGCAATGAATTTCAGGGACGCCCCCTGGTTGTCAATGAAGCCAAGCCCCAGTCAAACACGGGCGGCGGTTTCCGCGGCAACGGCGGCGGCAGACGCGACAATAACGGCTACGGCCGCAATCGCCGCTAA
- a CDS encoding AAA family ATPase — protein sequence MEPTTPSLPDDDVAAIDRLGAIYKELSAELSKIIIGQQRVVELLSIALFSRGHALLMGVPGLAKTLLISSVAKTLDLSFNRIQFTPDLMPADITGTDIIQDDSAGGKRQFEFIKGPVFANIVLADEINRAPAKTQSALLEAMQERRVTVMGRTFTLLPPFFVLATQNPIEQEGTYPLPEAQLDRFMFLIEVDYPTEEEEMRIARETTGNRSEELKHVLSGEEIIFYQDLVRRVPVPEHIYEYAVKLVRSTRPSLETSPEWVKQYVAWGAGPRAVQFLILGAKTRAALQGSYIVRKEDIDAIVEPVLMHRVVTNFAAESQGITPRKAVARLAAEV from the coding sequence ATGGAACCCACCACCCCATCTCTGCCTGACGACGACGTAGCCGCCATTGACCGGCTCGGCGCCATTTACAAGGAGCTTTCCGCGGAATTGAGCAAGATCATCATCGGCCAGCAGCGCGTCGTGGAGCTGCTGAGCATCGCCCTGTTTTCCCGCGGGCACGCGCTCCTGATGGGTGTTCCCGGACTGGCGAAGACGCTGCTGATCAGCTCCGTGGCAAAAACGCTGGACCTCAGTTTCAACCGCATCCAGTTCACGCCGGACCTGATGCCTGCGGACATCACCGGAACGGACATTATCCAGGATGATTCCGCAGGAGGAAAGCGCCAGTTTGAGTTCATCAAGGGCCCCGTGTTCGCCAACATCGTGCTGGCGGATGAAATCAACCGAGCCCCCGCAAAAACCCAGTCCGCCCTGCTGGAAGCCATGCAGGAGCGCCGCGTCACCGTCATGGGTCGCACCTTCACCCTTCTGCCCCCCTTCTTCGTGCTCGCCACCCAGAACCCCATTGAGCAGGAAGGCACGTACCCCCTGCCGGAAGCCCAGCTTGACCGCTTCATGTTCCTGATTGAAGTGGATTATCCCACGGAGGAGGAGGAAATGCGCATCGCCCGTGAGACCACCGGAAACCGCAGCGAAGAGCTCAAGCACGTCCTTTCCGGGGAGGAGATCATCTTTTACCAGGACCTGGTGCGCCGCGTGCCCGTTCCGGAACATATTTACGAGTACGCCGTGAAGCTGGTGCGCTCCACCCGCCCCTCCCTGGAGACTTCTCCGGAATGGGTGAAGCAGTACGTGGCCTGGGGCGCAGGCCCCCGCGCCGTCCAGTTCCTCATTCTGGGGGCCAAGACGCGCGCCGCCCTCCAGGGCAGCTACATCGTCCGCAAGGAGGACATTGACGCCATTGTGGAACCCGTGCTGATGCACCGCGTGGTCACCAACTTCGCCGCGGAGTCCCAGGGCATCACGCCCCGCAAGGCCGTGGCGCGCCTGGCGGCGGAGGTCTGA
- a CDS encoding DUF58 domain-containing protein produces the protein MKYLNHDLLSRLGNLPLEARHSMTGNVSGRHRSANRGSSVEFAEYRKYVSGDDTRRLDWKAYARSDRYYIKEFEADTNLRAYIVMDLSGSMNYHPEQVESKYMRACRLAANLAYIAIRQGDAVGLSFSRQTKDGATLHIPASRRPAHLNVLISQMDTQYPKGETVLAETLHELAERVSRRALVLIFSDLFTDTEELKNALRHLHFRKHDVAVFHLVDQLEIDFDFDRPIRFVDMEGGGSLITEPDLIADEYRAIVASYLEETRRICTDINADYRLVRTGDALEDVLTGFLMGRQKKKAGR, from the coding sequence ATGAAATACCTGAACCACGACCTGCTCAGCCGCCTGGGGAATCTTCCCCTGGAAGCGCGCCACAGCATGACGGGGAACGTATCCGGCCGCCACAGGAGCGCCAACCGCGGCTCCTCCGTGGAGTTTGCGGAGTACCGCAAGTATGTGTCCGGGGATGATACGCGCCGCCTGGACTGGAAGGCGTACGCCCGGTCAGACAGGTATTACATCAAGGAGTTTGAGGCGGATACCAACCTGCGCGCCTACATCGTCATGGACCTTTCCGGCTCCATGAATTACCACCCGGAGCAGGTGGAGTCCAAGTACATGCGCGCGTGCAGGCTGGCGGCCAACCTGGCTTACATCGCCATCCGGCAGGGGGACGCCGTGGGGCTGAGTTTTTCCCGGCAGACGAAGGACGGCGCCACGCTGCACATTCCGGCCTCCCGCCGCCCCGCCCACCTGAACGTGCTCATCAGCCAGATGGATACGCAGTACCCCAAAGGGGAAACCGTGCTGGCAGAGACCCTCCATGAGCTGGCGGAGCGCGTCAGCCGCCGCGCCCTGGTGCTGATTTTTTCCGACCTGTTCACGGATACGGAGGAGCTTAAAAACGCCCTCCGCCACCTCCACTTCCGCAAGCATGACGTGGCCGTGTTCCATCTGGTGGACCAGTTGGAAATTGATTTTGACTTTGACCGCCCCATCCGCTTTGTGGACATGGAGGGCGGCGGCTCCCTGATTACGGAGCCGGACCTGATTGCGGACGAGTACCGCGCCATCGTGGCCAGTTACCTGGAAGAAACGCGCCGCATCTGCACGGACATTAACGCGGACTACCGCCTGGTCAGGACCGGAGACGCCCTGGAGGACGTGCTGACCGGGTTCCTGATGGGCAGGCAGAAGAAGAAAGCGGGGAGATAA
- a CDS encoding nicotinate-nucleotide adenylyltransferase — translation MSSKALAQTQDKALQLNLATTIYGTFAEIGAGQETANWFFRASGAAGTVAKTISAYDMTVSDTLYGPVKRYVSEERLKGMLDYEFTQLVNRLGPQRGKDTRFFAFCNTVKVKGYRDNGPWHGWIGVRFQLKPGAEPSDLIIHVRLNDPDHDSQMKDLGILGVNILHAVFFKRDRLEEFIESLIDNLDPRLVEIDVVRFEGHGFSMVDNRLFALQLVQSGLTPATLFLANGQVAQAADVLYKRPIVLMRGSFNPVCNLHLEVMSQVKKTFLTHINETQADRCLEICEISMNNLLRGDDVDHLEFLDRADSLKALGKNVLITKMARFDNLSELLARYTNEPIAIALSIGLLNELFKEKWTEDIPGGILESFGRTFQNKTRLYVSPWLNRKSGEFVTARTFRAPEQYVHLYQHFLANGLVVDVPFFNEFLLRHTPRDIQRMIAADEDVWKTLVPQEAHRSALHFR, via the coding sequence ATGAGTTCCAAAGCACTAGCGCAAACACAGGACAAAGCCCTCCAGCTCAATCTGGCCACCACCATTTACGGCACCTTTGCGGAAATCGGCGCCGGGCAGGAAACGGCCAACTGGTTTTTCCGTGCCTCCGGGGCCGCCGGCACGGTGGCCAAGACCATCTCCGCCTATGACATGACCGTCAGCGACACGCTGTACGGCCCCGTCAAGCGCTACGTCTCTGAAGAGCGCCTGAAAGGCATGCTGGATTACGAGTTCACCCAGCTCGTCAACCGCCTGGGGCCGCAGCGCGGGAAGGACACCCGTTTTTTCGCCTTCTGCAACACGGTGAAGGTGAAGGGCTACCGGGATAACGGACCGTGGCACGGGTGGATAGGCGTGCGCTTCCAACTGAAGCCGGGGGCGGAACCTTCCGACCTGATCATCCACGTGCGCCTGAATGATCCGGACCACGACAGCCAGATGAAGGACCTGGGCATCCTGGGCGTCAACATCCTGCACGCCGTCTTTTTCAAAAGGGACCGGCTGGAGGAATTCATTGAATCCCTGATAGACAATCTGGACCCCAGGCTGGTGGAAATAGACGTCGTCCGTTTTGAGGGCCACGGCTTCTCCATGGTGGACAACCGCCTCTTTGCCCTCCAGCTGGTTCAGTCCGGCCTGACCCCCGCTACCCTGTTCCTGGCAAACGGCCAGGTGGCCCAGGCGGCGGACGTGCTGTACAAGCGCCCCATCGTGCTGATGAGGGGCAGTTTCAACCCCGTCTGCAACCTGCATCTGGAGGTGATGTCGCAGGTGAAGAAGACCTTCCTCACCCACATTAATGAAACCCAGGCGGACCGTTGCCTGGAGATCTGTGAAATATCCATGAACAACCTGCTCCGCGGAGACGATGTGGACCACCTGGAGTTCCTGGACCGCGCAGACAGCCTGAAGGCCCTGGGCAAAAACGTGCTGATCACCAAGATGGCCCGGTTCGACAACCTGTCGGAACTCCTCGCGCGCTACACGAATGAGCCCATCGCTATCGCCCTCTCCATCGGCCTGCTGAATGAACTGTTCAAGGAAAAATGGACGGAGGACATCCCCGGCGGCATCCTGGAATCCTTCGGCCGCACCTTCCAGAACAAGACGCGCCTGTACGTCTCCCCCTGGCTCAACCGCAAATCCGGGGAATTCGTCACGGCCCGCACCTTCCGCGCCCCGGAGCAGTACGTGCACCTGTACCAGCACTTCCTGGCCAACGGCCTGGTGGTGGACGTCCCCTTCTTTAACGAATTCCTGCTGCGCCACACGCCGCGGGACATCCAGCGCATGATTGCCGCGGATGAAGACGTCTGGAAAACGCTGGTCCCGCAGGAGGCGCACCGCTCC
- a CDS encoding transglycosylase domain-containing protein: MAELSSQAPRRHMQANKRRQPKAKPRKRFWSFVKKLILWCLVMAVIGGAVGYFGFMMAWKRYDNWAAEFDLERINDLEKPSIIYDRNGEEIGRIYVENRSYVTLEKISPAMVNALIAQEDSRFREHPGYDFLGILRAAKEYLHNSGDANQGASSITQQLARNAYDLKNRAKARNEGSFGRKFVEIALARRITERYSKDQVLEFYLNRVYFGSGFYGIRAASLGYFGKEPADLTTREAASIAALIKNPNGLSPLNNPESNLKWRNHVLNRMAKEKYITADEAERLSAMDLGLDSKPLKRGVSHIYDRISAEITAYLGEERVNAAGLKIYTTIDRKLQEATGKALEQALEHIEQRPGYRHQKAADYHSASGDKPRYLEGAVLVVDNQSGAVLAYHGGRDYTKRQYDAIKDGARPTGTAVLPFLYATAFDTGKSPVTHILDDAIDNRLTGIGGSEGILGEWGAESSKNRYEGMITAHRGLSASKIAASLRMGMDMGTPPFVKKLTDFGIRKPVREAGSTEVNPVYRPKIFVGTEPASLKEMTLAYTAIPNGGSRPQDIYYLDRIEDENGQLIWESTQAIETRNNSQVRKGATSTATAFQLHNILHSSLKSGSAQRVAPHLPKDFKGGVKTGTTYDFADNWLFGYDSRITCGIWVGFLEGKKPIYNGAFSSDTCAPVLGTAITTAEQLFPAGELAPPPSVERVEICLTTGKRATHSCYDIDPVDKKYRRHTMFEYLRKGDSSLPFCDLHGEDISAPVSPFTAQNRILPLPPILPTKAILQGDDPYHTEVNQAPANRNFELLSAGENVPEAQALSADPVSQDHADTNITLPAPKPINIPVPEFIHL, translated from the coding sequence ATGGCTGAATTAAGTTCACAAGCTCCGCGCAGGCACATGCAGGCCAACAAAAGGCGCCAACCCAAGGCGAAGCCCCGGAAACGCTTCTGGAGCTTTGTCAAGAAGCTGATCCTGTGGTGCCTGGTCATGGCGGTCATCGGCGGGGCCGTAGGCTACTTCGGCTTCATGATGGCCTGGAAGCGCTATGACAACTGGGCGGCGGAGTTTGACCTGGAACGCATCAACGACCTGGAAAAACCTAGCATCATTTATGACCGGAACGGGGAGGAGATAGGCCGCATTTATGTGGAAAACCGCAGTTATGTCACGCTGGAAAAGATTTCTCCGGCCATGGTTAACGCACTGATCGCCCAGGAAGATTCCCGCTTCCGGGAACATCCGGGCTACGACTTCCTGGGGATTCTGCGCGCGGCGAAGGAATACCTCCATAACAGCGGGGACGCCAACCAGGGCGCCTCCTCCATTACCCAGCAGCTGGCCAGAAACGCGTATGACCTGAAAAACCGGGCCAAGGCCAGGAATGAAGGCAGCTTTGGCCGCAAGTTTGTGGAAATAGCCCTGGCGCGCCGCATTACGGAGCGGTACAGCAAGGACCAGGTGCTGGAGTTTTACCTGAACCGCGTCTACTTCGGCAGCGGGTTCTACGGCATCCGCGCCGCTTCCCTGGGCTACTTCGGCAAGGAGCCGGCGGACCTGACCACGCGGGAGGCAGCCTCCATCGCCGCCCTGATCAAGAACCCGAACGGCCTTTCCCCCCTCAATAATCCGGAAAGCAACCTGAAATGGCGCAACCATGTGCTCAACCGCATGGCCAAGGAAAAATACATCACGGCGGATGAAGCGGAACGCCTTTCCGCCATGGACCTGGGGCTGGACTCCAAACCGCTGAAACGCGGCGTTTCCCACATTTACGACCGCATATCCGCGGAGATCACCGCCTACCTGGGGGAGGAGCGCGTGAATGCCGCCGGGCTCAAGATTTACACCACCATTGACAGGAAGCTTCAGGAGGCCACCGGAAAAGCCCTGGAACAGGCACTGGAACATATTGAACAGCGCCCCGGCTACCGCCACCAGAAGGCCGCGGATTACCACAGCGCCTCCGGAGACAAGCCGCGCTATCTGGAAGGAGCCGTCCTGGTGGTGGACAACCAGTCCGGCGCCGTTCTGGCGTACCACGGCGGGCGCGACTACACCAAGCGGCAATATGACGCCATCAAGGACGGCGCCCGCCCCACCGGCACCGCCGTGCTTCCTTTCCTGTACGCCACGGCCTTTGACACGGGCAAAAGCCCCGTCACCCACATTCTGGATGACGCCATTGACAACCGCCTGACGGGCATCGGCGGGTCGGAGGGTATTCTGGGAGAATGGGGAGCGGAAAGCTCCAAAAACCGTTATGAGGGCATGATTACAGCCCACCGCGGCCTGTCCGCCTCCAAGATTGCCGCCTCCCTGCGCATGGGCATGGACATGGGAACGCCGCCCTTCGTGAAAAAGCTGACGGATTTCGGCATCCGCAAGCCCGTGCGGGAAGCGGGGAGCACGGAAGTGAATCCCGTTTACCGCCCCAAGATCTTCGTGGGAACGGAACCCGCCTCCCTGAAGGAGATGACCCTGGCCTACACCGCCATCCCGAACGGCGGCTCCCGCCCGCAGGATATTTATTACCTGGACAGGATTGAGGATGAGAACGGCCAGCTTATCTGGGAGTCCACCCAGGCCATTGAAACCCGGAACAATTCCCAGGTGCGGAAAGGGGCCACCTCCACCGCTACGGCCTTCCAGCTTCACAACATCCTGCATTCCTCCCTGAAAAGCGGCTCCGCCCAGCGCGTAGCCCCGCACCTGCCGAAGGATTTCAAGGGCGGCGTGAAGACGGGCACCACGTACGATTTTGCGGACAACTGGCTGTTCGGCTATGACAGCCGCATCACCTGTGGCATCTGGGTGGGCTTCCTGGAAGGGAAAAAGCCCATTTACAACGGAGCCTTCTCTTCGGATACCTGCGCCCCGGTGCTGGGTACGGCCATCACCACGGCGGAACAATTGTTCCCCGCCGGGGAACTGGCCCCGCCCCCCAGCGTGGAGAGGGTGGAAATCTGCCTGACCACCGGGAAGAGGGCCACCCACAGCTGCTATGACATTGACCCGGTAGACAAGAAGTACCGCCGCCACACCATGTTTGAATACCTCCGCAAGGGGGATTCCAGCCTTCCCTTCTGCGACCTTCACGGGGAGGACATTTCCGCCCCCGTCTCCCCCTTCACGGCGCAGAACCGCATTCTCCCCCTGCCGCCCATCCTGCCCACCAAGGCCATCCTCCAGGGGGACGACCCCTACCACACGGAGGTGAACCAGGCGCCTGCCAACCGCAACTTTGAATTGCTGAGCGCGGGAGAAAACGTGCCGGAGGCTCAAGCTCTTTCCGCGGACCCCGTTTCCCAGGACCACGCGGATACGAACATCACGCTGCCCGCGCCCAAACCCATCAACATTCCCGTTCCGGAATTCATCCACCTGTAA
- a CDS encoding carbon-nitrogen hydrolase, which yields MPKIALIQLSADARPSVNKEKTEAAIREAAASGAQIVCTQELFTTEYFCRTEECDLFNLAEPIPGELTEAHCKLAAELGVVIVASGFEKRATGLYHNTAWVVDADGTFLGMYRKMHIPQDPGFEEKFYFTPGDLGYKAFETKFGRIGVLICWDQWYPEAARLTAMQGAEIIFYPTAIGWLPEEKPLLGEQQHCAWETVQRGHAVANGCYVCAVNRVGTEGESEFWGQSFVADYYGQIVAKAPVSDEAILYADLDLVALEDHRRIWPFFRDRRIDSYGGITERWGK from the coding sequence ATGCCGAAAATCGCACTCATTCAACTGTCCGCAGACGCCCGGCCCTCCGTGAACAAGGAAAAGACGGAAGCCGCCATCCGGGAAGCCGCCGCCAGCGGCGCGCAGATCGTCTGCACCCAGGAACTCTTTACCACGGAATACTTCTGCAGGACGGAGGAATGCGACTTGTTCAACCTGGCGGAACCCATCCCCGGCGAACTGACGGAAGCCCACTGCAAGCTGGCCGCGGAGCTGGGTGTGGTGATTGTGGCCTCCGGCTTTGAAAAGCGCGCCACCGGGCTGTACCACAATACCGCCTGGGTGGTGGACGCGGACGGAACGTTCCTGGGCATGTACCGCAAGATGCACATACCGCAGGACCCGGGCTTTGAGGAAAAATTCTACTTCACCCCCGGCGACCTGGGCTACAAGGCGTTTGAGACCAAATTCGGGCGCATCGGCGTGCTCATCTGCTGGGACCAGTGGTACCCGGAAGCCGCGCGCCTGACGGCCATGCAGGGGGCGGAAATCATCTTTTACCCCACGGCCATCGGCTGGCTACCGGAGGAAAAACCCCTTCTGGGGGAACAGCAGCACTGCGCGTGGGAAACCGTGCAGCGCGGCCACGCCGTGGCCAACGGCTGCTACGTCTGTGCTGTCAACCGCGTGGGGACGGAAGGGGAAAGCGAATTCTGGGGGCAGTCCTTCGTGGCGGACTATTACGGCCAAATCGTCGCCAAGGCCCCCGTCAGCGATGAAGCCATCCTGTATGCGGACCTGGACCTGGTCGCTCTGGAAGACCACCGCCGCATCTGGCCCTTCTTCCGAGACCGCCGCATAGACTCCTATGGCGGCATCACGGAACGGTGGGGAAAGTGA
- the pth gene encoding aminoacyl-tRNA hydrolase, whose amino-acid sequence MDAPVKMIVGLGNPGKTYEDTRHNAGFMVLDRLAAGWGCVFKTDKQRKCELAAGPGVLLVKPATFMNESGLCVGPMMRFFKLDPRSVFVIHDEVDFPLGVMKLREKGSAGGHNGLKSLIAHMGTQEFPRLRFGIGLPRGKGEMIGHVLGKFRPEERELLDVMLGKAADAVLYTMEHGLTKAGNIFNAAQEQ is encoded by the coding sequence GTGGACGCACCCGTTAAAATGATCGTGGGCCTGGGCAATCCGGGCAAGACTTATGAAGACACCCGCCATAACGCGGGCTTCATGGTGCTGGACCGCCTGGCCGCCGGGTGGGGCTGCGTGTTCAAGACGGACAAGCAGCGCAAGTGCGAGCTGGCGGCAGGTCCCGGCGTCCTGCTGGTGAAGCCCGCCACCTTCATGAATGAATCCGGCCTGTGCGTGGGGCCCATGATGCGCTTCTTCAAGCTGGACCCGCGCAGCGTGTTCGTCATCCATGATGAGGTGGATTTTCCGCTGGGCGTCATGAAACTGCGGGAAAAAGGCTCCGCCGGAGGCCACAACGGCCTCAAGTCGCTCATCGCCCACATGGGCACCCAGGAATTCCCGCGCCTGCGCTTCGGCATCGGCCTGCCGCGCGGCAAGGGGGAAATGATCGGCCACGTGCTGGGCAAATTCCGCCCTGAGGAACGCGAGCTTCTGGACGTGATGCTGGGCAAGGCGGCGGACGCCGTGCTGTATACCATGGAGCACGGCCTTACCAAAGCAGGCAACATCTTTAACGCCGCACAGGAACAGTAA
- a CDS encoding zinc-dependent alcohol dehydrogenase yields MQQTARAAVLTAPKTFEIREYPIPAIGDDEMLIKVEACGVCGTDGHEYNRDPFGLCPVVLGHEGTGEIVAMGKNITKDTAGNPLALGDKIVTCIIPCGTCDACLNTPARTNLCENVGVYGLMPDDDVHLNGYFGEYLVIRKGSTFFNVSGMTLDQRILVEPAAVVVHSLERAKSTGLLKFNSVVLVQGCGPIGLLQIAALRTLGIETIIAVDGNDSRLELAREMGASRTYNFTHYADLDGLLDAVKKDNGGRLADFVFQCTGVGKAGANAWKFVKRGGGLCEVGFFMDGGESVINHHYDLCNKEVTAVGSWVYSPQDYPTTFDFLKRAYGIGLPLTKLISHRFKLDEITEALETNVQMKGIKIAVICG; encoded by the coding sequence ATGCAACAAACCGCACGCGCCGCTGTCCTGACAGCTCCCAAGACATTTGAAATCCGTGAGTACCCCATTCCCGCCATCGGGGATGATGAAATGCTGATCAAGGTGGAAGCCTGCGGCGTTTGCGGTACGGACGGCCACGAGTACAACCGGGACCCCTTCGGCCTCTGCCCCGTGGTGCTGGGCCATGAAGGCACGGGTGAAATCGTGGCCATGGGCAAGAATATCACGAAGGACACGGCGGGCAATCCGCTGGCCCTGGGGGACAAGATCGTCACCTGCATCATTCCCTGCGGCACCTGTGACGCCTGCCTGAATACCCCGGCCCGCACCAACCTGTGCGAGAACGTGGGCGTGTACGGCCTGATGCCTGACGATGACGTGCATTTGAACGGCTACTTCGGGGAGTACCTGGTCATCCGCAAGGGCTCCACGTTCTTCAACGTTTCCGGCATGACGCTGGACCAGCGCATTCTGGTGGAACCCGCCGCCGTGGTGGTCCATTCCCTGGAACGCGCCAAGTCCACCGGACTGCTCAAGTTCAATTCCGTGGTGCTCGTGCAGGGCTGCGGCCCCATCGGCCTGCTCCAGATCGCCGCGCTGCGCACGCTGGGCATTGAAACCATCATCGCCGTGGACGGCAATGATTCCCGCCTGGAACTGGCCAGGGAAATGGGCGCCTCCCGAACCTACAATTTCACGCATTACGCGGACCTGGACGGCCTCCTTGACGCGGTGAAGAAGGACAACGGCGGCCGCCTGGCGGATTTTGTCTTCCAGTGCACGGGCGTAGGCAAGGCCGGGGCAAACGCGTGGAAGTTCGTGAAGCGCGGCGGCGGCCTGTGTGAAGTGGGCTTTTTCATGGACGGCGGAGAGAGCGTCATCAACCACCATTACGACCTCTGCAACAAGGAAGTGACCGCCGTGGGCTCCTGGGTGTACTCCCCGCAGGATTACCCGACTACGTTTGACTTCCTGAAGCGCGCCTACGGCATCGGCCTGCCGCTGACCAAGCTGATTTCCCACCGCTTCAAGCTGGATGAAATCACGGAGGCCCTGGAAACGAACGTCCAGATGAAGGGCATCAAGATTGCCGTCATCTGCGGCTAA
- the serS gene encoding serine--tRNA ligase yields the protein MLDIRVIRENPEEVKARLKPRSGEAWKLVDDVLACDEARRNAETEKQALQSERNATSKQIGMLKKKGEDTSSIEARVREIGDRIRELDRMAEENAAQLTSLLMNIPNLPHLECPVGADETANPEVKLWGEKPAIENPKDHVELAANLGMISFEDGARITGSGFVVYRGAGARLERALINFLLDTQTGENGYQEVGVPFVVKRECMEGTGQLPKFEEDMYGTEDQQMFLIPTAEVPVTNLYRDTILQESELPVKMAAYTPCFRREAGSAGRINRGMIRIHQFDKVELVQILKPEDSFRELEVLRSHAESILQKLGLHYRVIELCTGDLGFSSAKTYDIEVWAPGQGQYLEVSSCSCFTDYQARRMRLRYKDADGKNQFCHTLNGSGTALPRLYVALLESCQQPDGSIRIPEALVPYFGADSIRPEQA from the coding sequence ATGCTTGATATCCGTGTAATACGAGAAAATCCGGAAGAAGTGAAAGCGCGCCTGAAGCCCCGCAGCGGGGAAGCGTGGAAGCTTGTTGATGACGTTCTGGCGTGCGATGAAGCGCGCCGCAATGCCGAGACGGAAAAGCAGGCTTTGCAGTCCGAGCGGAATGCCACCTCCAAGCAGATCGGCATGCTCAAGAAGAAAGGGGAGGACACCTCCTCCATTGAAGCGCGCGTGCGCGAGATCGGGGACCGCATCCGGGAGCTGGACCGCATGGCGGAGGAAAACGCCGCCCAGCTCACCTCCCTGCTGATGAACATCCCCAACCTGCCGCACCTGGAATGCCCCGTGGGCGCGGATGAAACGGCCAACCCGGAAGTCAAGCTGTGGGGAGAGAAACCCGCCATTGAAAACCCGAAGGACCATGTGGAGCTGGCCGCGAACCTGGGCATGATTTCCTTTGAAGACGGCGCACGGATCACAGGCTCCGGCTTTGTGGTATACCGCGGAGCGGGCGCGCGCCTGGAACGGGCCCTGATCAACTTCCTGCTGGACACGCAGACCGGGGAGAACGGCTATCAGGAAGTGGGCGTTCCCTTTGTGGTCAAGCGGGAGTGCATGGAAGGCACCGGACAGCTCCCCAAATTTGAGGAAGACATGTACGGCACGGAAGACCAGCAGATGTTCCTGATTCCCACCGCGGAAGTGCCCGTGACCAACCTGTACCGGGACACCATTTTACAGGAAAGCGAGCTGCCCGTCAAAATGGCGGCGTACACGCCCTGCTTCCGCCGGGAAGCCGGGAGCGCCGGGCGCATCAACCGCGGCATGATCCGTATCCACCAGTTTGACAAGGTGGAGCTGGTGCAGATACTGAAGCCGGAAGACTCCTTCCGGGAGCTGGAAGTGCTTCGCAGCCATGCGGAATCCATTCTTCAGAAGCTGGGGCTTCACTACCGTGTGATTGAACTTTGCACGGGCGACCTCGGCTTTTCCTCCGCCAAGACGTATGACATTGAAGTATGGGCTCCGGGCCAGGGGCAGTACCTGGAGGTTTCCTCCTGCTCCTGCTTTACGGACTACCAGGCGCGCCGCATGCGCCTGCGCTACAAGGACGCGGACGGCAAGAACCAGTTCTGCCACACGCTGAACGGTTCCGGCACGGCTCTGCCGCGCCTGTACGTGGCCCTGCTGGAATCCTGCCAGCAGCCGGACGGCTCCATCCGCATTCCGGAAGCGCTCGTGCCGTACTTCGGCGCGGACAGCATCCGCCCGGAACAGGCCTGA